The Malus domestica chromosome 10, GDT2T_hap1 nucleotide sequence CGGTTTCGAATTGAATGTGGGGTTGGTTTTGACTTTGATGTATGCCATCTTTTATGTCAAACTGGACGAGAAAGCTGGGTCCTTGGCAGCTTTGCTATTGTTTCTCACATGGGTTGGAGCCAGTGTTCTTGCtagtgggctagggtttggTAGGTCATGGAAGCTTGTTCTGGCTGTTCAGGTTTTCTGCTGGCCTGCACTGCTCATAGGCCATGGCGTTTTTGAGAAAAGATTACCAGGTATTGCAGACAGCTTTGTTGAAGGATTTCTGATGGGGCCATACTTTGTGTTGCTTGAGTTTCTTCAATCAGCCTTTAGCTATGAACCGTATCCGGGGTTTAATAAAAGCGTGAAAGAAAAGATTGAAGCTGATATCAAAGCGTGGAAGGCGATCAAGAATCAAAAGAAACTCTCCTGATTAGCCTAATTAAATGTAGTGAGATGTTTtaccaaaaaatataaaatgcatTGAGATGAATTTATTTTTGTGTCAAGTGTATCGAATTTGCACCAATTATGCTTTATGAACCTTATGAATGTACTCTTTTCgtgtttataattatttttttaaagaaaacctCAGGAAATTTGATTGATAACGAAAAAAGCAGTTACATTTAGTCACGGGGACATAAACCAAATACCTCATAATGtaagaaaaaaaggagaaaaaagaaCATAAAAAAGAAGGGAGACATAAACCTTACTCCTCTAGAAACGAAAACAAAAAGAGATGCAAGGAAGAGAGGGGGGACATGAGACCTAACCTCTCTAAAAGGTCTAAACCCGTAAAACAAGCCGAACAGCACCACAAGGTTAGGAAAAAAACTAGAAAGTGAGACAAACCTGTATGCTGAGGTACACATTAATTTGAGAAGCGTAGAAAGTCATCTTCCAAACAAATAGACCATTGCGTACGCGTAGAATTATAAGAGAGACGGGGTCATatgcccacttccaacaactccgatattgtccccaattTGTTAATTACCACCTGTACAGTTCAACAAGTGTGGGGTTTTATTACAAAAGGCTTTGGTATTAGTTGGAATGTGGTTAGGATATTTAAATTCTTCTTTTGTCAGAGATATGATCGTTGTTGGATATTTCGACACGCCCCCTCACATGTGATCCACGCATTTACTCGGTATAAGTTGGAATGGGGTTGAGATATTTAAACTATACGGTCGATGTGAGATAtttcaacacgccccctcatgttggacccaattagtggGTCAACACATCGACAACCATGCACGTGGAGCCAAGGGGACTCACCCTACAAGCAGCAGTACGTGCCCCCttcctggctctgataccacgtagaattatcagagagataGGTCATAAGCCCTTCTAACAACACCAATATTGGCTCAACTTGTTAATTACCACATGCACAGATGACAGACGTGTGGTTTTATTACAAAAGACCTCAGTATTAGTGGGAAGACTAAATAgctaaaatggtccctgagatttgcataactcatcactttggtccctaacatttcaaatcaataaaagtggtctctgagattgtccaccatccatcattttggtcattccgttaaaaactccgttaagtgtcccagagctcttggccgaaagtttgggcaattttcaaagcttcgtaactcaatcgtttcttaaccaaattcgactcataatatatcaaaatgaagataggaaagtgtagaataagattatacctattctaaagcccaatggctgccgtagatggccggaaaatagcctcaaagttgactggtccgaggaaaaactggaaaacttgccagaaactaggtaaactttaaacgttcataacttcttcaatacacaacgaaatcaagtgattcaaaaacgaaaatcatacttctcgacgagaaaaaaaaaatgatacatTTTTAGATGGCTAAATAACcgtagtttggccggaaaatggctcgaaattGGCTATCTTgtgtattgaagaagttatgaacgtttaaagtttacccagtttccgacaagttttccagtttttcctcggaaatttgataggagcatatttatgcgacttagttggcttgttcttatgcatttatgtcgtgtttccttagttattttaatgtttaaagtcattttcgtgtgtttgcagattttatggacaaagtaggcaagaagatgcattttggagcaaaatagagcttggaatgcatgtcacatatttgggccaaagtggatggacgaatttgagaactaaagaggctaagaatgtgaagaattatggtccaaaagatgaagaactcagcccaaaaatttgtcaccccaacttgccttcattgccatgcaaaacaacatagaattcccttcggattcccatgccatgcttgatcactcttgtcccctacataatttctgatttcatgcttcaattcatttaattattacacttaattgcttgatacctcttgttcccttcacccacaaaattttatacaactttcacaaccataacatgcaccaattgatgctccatcattcacatttggaatctcatgccttgtgtaccacatgttgctgcacctttgacccatttattgacacattttcacctccctttccatctatatgcaatgtacacaatcattcatgccccctagctacaagaccactccattttacccttcacactttgcatcattacttcattttcacccttggaccattgcacaccacatacactctttgccgtgcattctccctagcctaacctgattctctaaggtttttggggcctatatatacatgtttacaccccttggcaaagggttcacactctcatattcaccattcatcacagaaattcgtctatactcaccctaggtagcaaaacaccccaaaaacaccattctagtgcctagaaaacataacagccactccaccttcttccaccctctttgcctagttctccaccaccctccaaccctcaaacactcctccacacttaccctaaacctttccataccattccccatccattctacatcataaaactacccaaaaatccgtccacaaagcaatctgccgcaagcaagcaaaggagaattcttggatgcacttgttacccaagttggagcattttaggtgttttctttcctttgattttaatgtctaattttatgtatctttgctttgtgagtatgaggaactaaacccctcttagttagggggtgattcgaaaccatgttcatacttgcaatatgatttgattacatccagttgtgattcataagttgtgaattcaatttacttatccgatcgtataaaaaatgatttgtgtacgttggttgagagtgcacgcttaattttcatgcatgaatttaacgctagaatataagagagtttcacctaatcgttatgaacttatattcacaagtagtgaaggttgctagtcacaatcacgttaagtaaattcttggcataagtttcatgcaaatcatagtaacgagtgcctcgtcaatgcttatgtttttcatagaacttaatgattcttgcttgtatctctattatgcaattcatgtagggaacttgtagagaatgttttgggttgtcgtatgcaatcatccaatccaataacttgtggaaaaactgagggttaattagtgcaattcacggttaatttggggcgttgagtattcatagcttatcgaaaaacaactggaaatcgttttgtatgcaagtgtgacatgtgtggagaagaacctcctagctagccttccatccataagtttcattcaaattcattttacaatctgttttgattcacttaaatttgtctaagaatttgtttattttgttcttgtcttcatttaattattttcgtccaaaatcaactccatcttatttctttgagtcatattaattagaacttgtcttagattatgtttttaagtgttttagttcattagaaaaccaaaattcgtccaagtttgtgttagagtcccaaaactgcccagattgtgtgtttaaggtagttttgagtgtttaggggctgttttgagtcttttggtttgttttagtgttttaaagtatagttttgcattctttgagtctagttagtgttttaaactttgtttttacgttttcaagtcagtttccaagtgatttagcaatccctcctaatccccggcctagaacgatccctacttacatactttactacaattgataaaaagagggtttaattttgtgtgttaacttatttttcacatcaacattctatactttcctatcttcattttgatatattatgggtcgaatttggttaagaaatgattgagttatgaagctttgaaaattaccaaaacttccggccaagaacttcgggacacttaacggagtttttaacggaatgactaaaatgatggatggtggacaatctcaaggaccacttttattgatttgaaatgttagggaccaaagtgatgagttatgtaaATCCCAtgaaccattttggctatttaggcATCATGTATATaggaaggggtgtgatatccacacaccctattttacttctcacacaccccttgataatttatgtccgttgatcttcttcaattcatccgatccgaaagcctaaaattaaaaaggtgtgtgagaagtaaaatgaggtgtgtggatatcacacccctatagcaaagagatcctctccagatctcttccaccaaggccATTGAATTAAGTGATTCGgacctttgaaatttcatccaacggtccacCTGTGAgttgtgtccgttcatcgtatatcatgtggtcagtttttgtcgagtactgtttatgtttaattttaaataaaaaaattatatatatatatatatatgtaaaaggTTTTGTCAAACCTAACAAAAGCCTCCTTATCCACTACGCATCCAGAAGCACTTATCCTGACTGCGTCTGCATGTTATCCAATTCACAAGTTTATTCATCAAAAAGCACGCCGCCGAAGATGAATTGCATATTTGAATCTACCTTCCTATTTTGTTTTCGTCCAAACTAGCGTTTTTTGCCCGCGCTGCTGCGGGAATGTAACATCAAATGAAATATAAGTATTGTATATAAGAATTATAAGTGTCAGAATATGAGGCTAAATGGCCAAAAATGTGTTGGAAGCATTGTGCTtagatataaataaattatttacatAAACATGTACCAAGTATTTACATAAATATATAGTAGTTGTTGACAACTCTATATACCTATAAAGAGTTGTTCAAAACATTGAACAACTAAATCTCAAAATGTTTAGCTCAAACGAATAAACACATGCTCTATAAATACAGAGAGCTGAGTCATACAACCCAAAACAGCAAAAACAGAATAAACATGCTTCAAAACCCAGAtaacaaaaatcacaaaaaatgatCAATTGGGAGCTCAATtaacagaaaatgaaaaaaggAAGAGTATTAGAGATAAGGAAGAGTGTTAGAGATTCACGGTTCTTACCCAAATTTGAGACCACCCATAACAATTTCAATTTGTACATTCTTAATCAGCTTCACCAAGACGAATCTTAAACATGCAACACAGGAATGAATCAAATAATCCGAATATGGACCCAAACTTAAATAGCTTACCTTTGCGTAGCGATTGATTACTCATTTTCCAGAACACAATAAATGAAATTCAACCGTTTTTAAGGGTAACAAAATTCATTGATCTCCCTCTTATGGTAGAGCCTataatcatcttcttctttctcttcacgACCATTGTTAATATATCAAGGTCAAAATTGTCTGGATACTTGTCTTGAATTCCAGAAACTGGGATTGTGAAAAAAGAAATCATGTTTGAGTTGTTCTGCTAAGCATAGTACAGTAAAGTGAAATAATGTTGGGAAAACCATCAAAAGAGACCCACCTGGAAGCAAGCAGAACAAACGTTATGACTTCTATCATCAAAGTTGAGTAATTGATCGATATATATATGACTCTAGGAAAATTGCAGCTCTTAAGGCAGATTTACGTCAGTGGGTTTCTCAAGGATTACAATCCGAGCCTGCATCATGGCACAGGTGATGGCAAAATATGATATCAATAaaagtcgtacccagtgcacaaggctcccgctttacgcagggtctgggagaggtgaatgtcggctagccttacccccatttatggagaggctgctcccaagtctcgaacccgaaacctaccgctcatgggcgaaggcacttgccatcgcaccaagtgcgaccttgCAAAATATGATatcaataaatgaaaaaaaattcaacagcCATCAAGggtacaaaaaatttaaacccaAGATTCAGATCGCACTATTCAATCCCAAAAACCAAATAGTACATTTAACCGACCTAACACGATGGAAGGCCGAAATCAAATCTTGGAGCGGTGAAATTTCACGTATACATGCAATATGTTCATACCATTTTCCAAGCCATTTTCAAGTGAAAGTTGTAATTTTTATGTGTATTTACAATCTTGCACATTGGATGAATTTTATTGATGATGATATATAAGGATATAGTCACAAAGTCagtcataaacattgactaccTTGAAAGAAGGACCAATATATGATCGAGAGAGTGAGGGGAGGGCGCTCAAATCTACCAGTGATCAAAGTAACAAACCAGTCATCACCAAATGCTTTAACCGAAACACGAAATAACCACCAAACATCAGAATTCCAGaaaccaaaaatacaaagcaaaCAATTACAATAAAATTAGTATTTAGCATAATCAAATTAACAAACAATAACGTGAACCTTCATAGTTGCCTCCAGGCCAAATCTGGATCTATTCCGATGATTGATGTCTGGTTTACAAAGTTTCCAAGCAACTGGGACATGAAATCTACCTCCTCAACAGTTTAATCCCACTGAGAGAGGTCCATTCTCCCTCTGAAACAGCTTCAATATATACGCTCAATTTTTTCCCAAGGAACTTCCTCCATGCAATATTGAAATTCCAACTCATGCAACAATATGTAAGCActttcatcattcttccaatTCCTATTTACATTcaaccacacaaaacaaaaaaactcaatTCTTGCACACCAAACCGGATAAAATCCAAGCATAATCAGATTTTGAAAACCAAATcatcaaaaaattcaaaatttctaaAACTTTTCGATTAGTTTTCGACTTACAATGCTGTCTGTAGCTTTTCCAAACCCAACAGAGGCAACCACGAAGCAAGAGCATAGAGCAGGTCCCTTGGAAGCACCtgcaaactatatatatataatttgctataatacccaaaaaaattaaattaaattaaaaattgagtGGAAGCCACGACCAAAGTGTAAACTTAAAGAAAACATCCAAAccccagagaaaaaaaaaacaaattctttcagaaaaatcaaagaaattcAATCAGGTAATCAATCAATTAAGTACTTAATTCCTTGGATGCCTTGAATAAATATAACACTCCCAAGATAAATAATTAACTGTCCAATATTATATTTTtcctgtttctttctttttattctcGGGAGAGAaacaaacccataaacaaaTAATTGAAGAAAACATATAGAAAATATTGGGGAGTAGTGACATACAATATGCTGAATTCTTCTTTCCTCAACGACAAACCTCAGAGAAAATCAAACCTCTTAAACAACAAAATCCAGCCAGAGAACTCAGTTTTGCAGTAAGTCGTAAACACCATGCGAGATAGCAAACGAAAGGCAGATGTTTAGCAGCGAACAATAGGGAATACTCCAAGAATCATCAAGCCCAGGAAACTTCAAATCCATTACAACAAAAGATATATGGAAGTAGTACTCTAAAAAAAGCCTAtcataatcaattaattaattaattggaatATTTTAGAGCTGTGATTTGCTACATGGGAAAGGGATGAGTTTAGGAAAAGTTGATTAGATTTGGAATCACAAACACTTCGGAGGGATTTTATGATAGTTCtcttaaaaccaaaagaaaatattagggtttcttagttTCTTACCCAAATCTaccaatttgaatcaaatctcTGAAGCCGAGCTTCAAATCCGTCTCAAATCGCCTCCACGAACACGATTTTTGGAAGACTGGAAACGCATAGAGAGGCAGGCCctgtattttttgtattttgaaaCGCAATCCACCTTGTCCTATTGACCCTTCACAGACTTCTCCAAGTAACCTGCAGAGAGAAACAATACCCATTATACATTTTTTCAGATggattttgagagagagaggcgaAAGATTAACGTTTTAAGGACACATGAAAACTAATTTAATGCTGAGATTTTCACAGGagaagcaaaagaagaaaatagagtgcgACGGAAGCAGAGATTTGAGTGAGAGAAGTgaacacaaaaggaaaaatcTAGAAGTTGTAGTCAAAGCATAGGTTTGGAGAAGCAGAGATGAGCGATCTGATTTTTTGAATGAGAGAGTGGAATCAAGTAGAAGAGTCGAGAAACAGAAGGTGAAGCGATGAGAGACGCGTGCAGCAAGGGTAAATCCGCCACTTTTCTGTACAGAAACGGAAAACAGAGAAGCAAATAAGGGCATTACCGCCATTTTACTGTTCACGAACAGTGAAAAACAGTGCACC carries:
- the LOC103429596 gene encoding 2-hydroxy-palmitic acid dioxygenase mpo1-like; this encodes MGRTGLFDLETHFAIYGAYHSNPVNLLLRTFLVWPLVFAVAVLLHFTPSLYNFPSGLNNHGFELNVGLVLTLMYAIFYVKLDEKAGSLAALLLFLTWVGASVLASGLGFGRSWKLVLAVQVFCWPALLIGHGVFEKRLPGIADSFVEGFLMGPYFVLLEFLQSAFSYEPYPGFNKSVKEKIEADIKAWKAIKNQKKLS